From a region of the Candidatus Saccharibacteria bacterium genome:
- a CDS encoding DUF4115 domain-containing protein has protein sequence MSIDKTPPNLIDLGATLKSARTKRKMSLTQAEKATKIRVSILEKIESGDYNLDVYWSGLVYNYARLLGVESDIKFDQNRSSLLESSIFSVRPINDKRLIFTPKTFLFIVLTSIFGAIMIFLTIQLRVLLSSPEIELDNIDQVITINQRIFELSGNADSDSDVFINDSPVLSNQDGSFSEVITLAEGYNQLVVSARNRLGKQTDKEVTIIVDAPKIFKVTEQEQQTEEEETSSTGVTLDLKIENSATWLVVIADGIEVFRGTLLAGVEQEFQAKEQITLTTGNAKSTQLTLTNDKVKDYQIGELGAAGEVKRDLVFTRDTEFGQQE, from the coding sequence ATGAGTATTGATAAGACACCACCCAATCTAATAGATTTAGGGGCAACTCTTAAATCTGCTCGAACTAAAAGAAAGATGAGCTTGACCCAAGCTGAGAAAGCTACAAAGATCAGGGTATCTATTCTAGAAAAGATTGAATCAGGAGACTACAATCTCGATGTTTATTGGTCAGGTCTGGTTTATAATTATGCAAGATTACTTGGGGTAGAATCTGATATCAAATTTGATCAGAATAGGAGTTCATTACTAGAATCAAGTATCTTTTCAGTAAGACCTATCAATGACAAAAGATTGATATTTACGCCAAAAACATTTCTATTCATTGTTCTTACTTCTATATTTGGGGCGATTATGATATTCCTGACAATTCAGTTGCGAGTCTTGCTTTCTAGTCCAGAGATTGAGCTAGATAATATTGATCAAGTAATTACTATTAATCAACGGATATTTGAGCTGAGTGGTAATGCGGATAGCGATAGTGATGTGTTCATTAATGATTCACCAGTTTTGAGTAATCAAGATGGGAGCTTTAGCGAGGTGATTACTTTGGCTGAGGGCTATAATCAGCTGGTAGTCTCAGCAAGAAACCGTTTGGGTAAACAGACTGATAAAGAGGTTACTATCATTGTAGATGCACCGAAAATATTCAAGGTGACTGAGCAAGAGCAGCAAACCGAAGAGGAAGAAACTAGTTCGACTGGGGTTACTCTGGATCTAAAGATTGAAAATAGTGCCACATGGTTGGTAGTTATTGCAGATGGTATAGAGGTGTTCCGTGGTACGTTACTTGCTGGGGTTGAGCAAGAATTTCAGGCCAAGGAACAAATCACACTTACTACTGGAAATGCTAAAAGTACACAATTGACCTTGACCAATGATAAGGTTAAAGATTATCAGATAGGAGAGCTTGGAGCGGCAGGTGAGGTCAAGCGAGATTTGGTCTTTACTAGAGATACTGAGTTTGGTCAGCAAGAGTAG
- the recA gene encoding recombinase RecA — translation MSNTKDPAKSKAIDMALEQIERQFGSGAIMRFGQGQKVQVETFSTGSLNLDEALGGGLPKGRIIEIYGPESSGKTTLSLHAVAEVQKAGGTAAFIDAEHALDPEYASKIGVKLDELLISQPDNGEQALEICETLVRSAAVDIVVVDSVAALVPKAEIDGLMGDSHVGLQARLMSQALRKLTGIISKSNTTVIFINQLRHKIGVMFGNPETTPGGQALKFYASVRLDIRRTERLTKEQEQVGNRVKVKVIKNKIAPPFKIAEFDIMFNQGISRSGEALDIGLELGLIKKSGSWYSYGEDKIGQGAQAAKEFLEANPKILDKIVHEAKTKSK, via the coding sequence ATGAGTAACACAAAAGATCCAGCCAAGTCAAAAGCAATTGATATGGCGCTTGAGCAGATTGAAAGACAGTTTGGCTCAGGAGCGATTATGCGCTTTGGCCAAGGACAGAAGGTCCAGGTAGAGACTTTTTCCACGGGCAGTCTAAACTTAGATGAAGCGCTTGGCGGTGGTTTACCAAAAGGTAGAATAATAGAAATATATGGTCCAGAATCAAGTGGTAAGACTACTTTGTCATTGCATGCAGTTGCTGAAGTACAAAAGGCAGGTGGGACAGCAGCTTTTATTGATGCAGAACACGCTCTGGATCCAGAATATGCAAGCAAGATCGGTGTCAAGCTTGATGAGCTTTTGATCTCCCAGCCTGACAATGGGGAGCAAGCTTTGGAAATATGCGAGACACTAGTTCGTTCAGCAGCAGTTGATATTGTAGTGGTCGATTCTGTAGCAGCCTTAGTACCAAAAGCAGAGATTGATGGCTTGATGGGGGATAGTCACGTTGGGTTGCAAGCTAGACTGATGTCTCAAGCTTTAAGAAAGTTGACCGGGATCATTTCTAAGTCCAATACGACTGTGATATTTATTAATCAATTGCGTCACAAGATTGGTGTAATGTTTGGCAATCCTGAAACCACACCAGGAGGTCAGGCTTTGAAATTTTATGCTTCAGTTAGACTTGATATCCGTAGGACTGAGAGGCTAACCAAGGAACAAGAACAGGTAGGTAATAGAGTTAAAGTCAAGGTTATAAAAAACAAAATTGCTCCCCCATTTAAGATTGCTGAGTTTGATATTATGTTCAATCAAGGGATATCTAGAAGTGGCGAGGCATTAGATATTGGATTGGAGCTTGGGTTGATTAAAAAATCAGGCTCCTGGTATAGTTATGGTGAAGACAAAATTGGACAGGGCGCACAGGCCGCTAAAGAATTCTTAGAAGCAAATCCCAAAATATTAGATAAAATTGTGCATGAAGCAAAAACTAAATCTAAATAA
- a CDS encoding PH domain-containing protein, protein MKQKLNLNKDLPHYFLHQDEVGLALYRHYPLKLRWPFYGFFFGLIMAILIQLYTKYTLEYLILIPTGLIFLRGLIGWYYSYVLVTNYQVLSIEQKGLFNREIRQIQLKNIQNVNFAQRGLVASLLGYGDIEVVATFSNEIFYFKSIMKPQDLQNILMRLISQL, encoded by the coding sequence ATGAAGCAAAAACTAAATCTAAATAAAGACTTACCCCATTATTTTTTACATCAAGATGAGGTGGGACTTGCCTTATATAGACATTATCCTTTGAAATTACGATGGCCATTCTATGGGTTTTTCTTTGGTTTAATCATGGCTATTTTGATCCAACTATATACTAAATATACATTAGAATATTTAATCTTGATACCGACTGGATTGATATTTTTGAGAGGGCTGATTGGATGGTATTATAGCTATGTTTTGGTGACTAACTATCAGGTATTGAGTATAGAGCAAAAAGGGTTGTTTAATAGAGAGATTCGTCAAATACAACTTAAGAATATTCAGAATGTCAATTTTGCCCAGAGGGGGTTAGTTGCTAGTTTGCTTGGATATGGTGATATTGAGGTAGTAGCTACGTTTAGCAATGAAATCTTTTATTTTAAATCAATTATGAAGCCACAGGATTTACAAAATATTCTGATGCGCTTAATTAGCCAGTTGTAA
- a CDS encoding peptidylprolyl isomerase, with protein MSNKKIDTPTKPKSVSSVSVKEKRLSSISSKINFQDKLSRVKSKSRINFVRKHLIAGLGVIVGLIILLLVGVGVAIYGFKSENKLVYRVSRIVHYPVVTIDSKVFPWLSTNSAGYDQYLYYLEATKQGEKIVRERQGNTAEISEEDYLQLKSEILDNLGDRLILDAEAKKRNIDVTDQEIQDRYSQLVENSGGEEQAKSFIRDYFGWSVEEWQENILKKGLLEEKLAKTLSEDQGLKDQARVRAEEVLSKVQAGEDFAELAKQYSEDSSAENGGDLGVIEKGVTVKSFEDAAFALDKDQTSGIVETEYGFHIIKVNDKSDDKIRVSHILIKAVSFESWMEQAREDYNLELVINFDKKSESTQDSDSNSDQSPESGE; from the coding sequence ATGAGTAATAAGAAGATAGATACCCCGACAAAACCAAAAAGTGTTAGTTCAGTTTCAGTAAAAGAAAAAAGGCTTTCATCAATAAGTAGTAAGATTAATTTTCAAGACAAACTAAGTAGGGTTAAGTCTAAATCTAGAATCAACTTTGTTAGAAAGCATTTGATAGCTGGATTAGGAGTAATTGTCGGATTGATAATATTACTATTGGTGGGTGTAGGTGTAGCAATTTATGGCTTTAAGTCTGAAAATAAATTGGTATATAGGGTCAGTCGAATAGTGCATTATCCGGTAGTAACAATTGACTCGAAGGTTTTCCCCTGGCTTAGCACAAATTCAGCAGGATATGATCAATATCTTTATTATTTAGAGGCTACAAAACAAGGCGAGAAAATCGTTAGAGAGAGACAAGGGAATACTGCCGAAATCAGTGAAGAGGATTATTTGCAGCTAAAATCAGAGATTCTAGACAATCTGGGAGATCGTCTGATTTTGGATGCAGAGGCTAAGAAGAGGAATATTGATGTTACAGATCAAGAAATCCAAGATAGATATAGTCAACTGGTTGAGAATTCTGGGGGAGAAGAGCAAGCTAAGAGTTTTATTAGAGATTATTTTGGCTGGTCAGTAGAAGAATGGCAGGAAAATATCTTAAAGAAAGGTTTACTTGAGGAAAAATTAGCTAAGACACTATCAGAAGATCAGGGATTAAAAGATCAGGCTAGAGTACGAGCAGAAGAGGTTTTATCGAAGGTTCAGGCTGGTGAAGACTTTGCAGAATTAGCCAAGCAGTATTCCGAAGACAGTAGTGCTGAAAATGGAGGAGATCTTGGGGTGATAGAAAAAGGAGTTACCGTAAAGAGCTTTGAAGATGCAGCCTTTGCCCTGGACAAAGATCAGACTAGTGGGATAGTTGAAACTGAATATGGATTTCATATTATCAAAGTCAACGATAAAAGTGACGATAAGATTAGGGTATCCCATATCTTGATCAAAGCAGTCAGTTTTGAAAGTTGGATGGAACAAGCTAGAGAGGATTACAACTTGGAGTTGGTTATCAATTTTGATAAAAAATCTGAATCTACCCAAGATTCAGATAGTAACTCAGATCAATCCCCAGAATCAGGAGAATAA